TATTCTTTATGAACTTGATAAAGATTTAGAAGCTGAAGTTAGAGACATGTGCGAAACGGATATGGTGGCTGCGATTCAGGTTCAAGAAAAACATGCTCGTGAAGATGCCATTAAAGAAGTGAAAAATCGAGTACTCGCAAAGTTCGAAGAGAATGAAGCAACAGCCGATGACTTGAAGCAGGTAAAACAAATATTAGATAAAATTGTTAAAGGTGAAGTTCGCCGTTTAATAACAGTTGAGAAAATCCGTCCAGATGGTCGAAAAATCGATGAAATACGTCCTTTATCTTCACAGGTAGGTATCCTGCCGCGTACGCATGGTTCAGGATTGTTTACACGTGGACAAACTCAAGCATTAAGTATTTGTACTTTAGGTGCAATGGGCGATGTTCAAATTCTAGATGGATTAGGTATTGAGGAAGAAAAACGTTTTATGCACCATTACAACTTCCCATTATTTAGTGTTGGCGAAACTGGACCAATCCGTGGACCTGGCCGCCGTGAAATTGGACATGGCGCTCTAGGAGAACGGGCATTAGAACCAATTGTGCCATCTGAAAAGGACTTTCCATACACGATTCGTCTTGTTTCTGAGGTACTGGAATCAAATGGTTCAACCTCTCAAGCAAGTATTTGTGCTAGTACGCTAGCGATGATGGATGCAGGTGTTCCAATTAAAGCTCCAGTTGCTGGGATTGCGATGGGACTTGTTAAATCAGGTGATTATTACACTGTTTTATCTGATATTCAAGGTATGGAAGACCACCTTGGCGATATGGATTTCAAAGTTGCAGGAACGGCTAAGGGAGTAACAGCCCTTCAAATGGATATTAAGATTAAAGGTCTTTCCCGTGAAATCCTTGAAGAAGCATTGCAACAGGCTAAAAAAGGCAGAATGCATATCTTAGATTCTATGCTGGCAACTATTGCTGAGCCTAGAACCGAGCTTTCACAATTTGCTCCAAAAATCTTAACAATGAAAATTAACCCAGATAAAATCCGTGATGTTATTGGGCCAAGCGGTAAGCAAATCAATAAAATTATTGAGGAAACTGGTGTTAAGATTGATATCGAACAAGATGGAACAGTATTTATTGCCTCTACAAATCAGGAAATGAATCAAAAAGCAAAGAAAATTATTGAAGATATCGTTCGTGAGGTTGTAGTTGGCGAAATGTATCTTGGAAAAGTCAAACGTATTGAAAAGTTCGGTGCGTTTGTCGAAATTTTCGCTGGTAAAGATGGACTTGTCCATATTTCTGAATTGGCTGAAGAGCGAGTTGGAAAAGTGGAGGATGTCATTAAAATTGGTGACGAATTTTTAGTGAAAGTTACAGAAATTGATAAACAAGGTCGTGTGAACTTATCACGTAAAGCAATATTAAAGGAACAACGTGAAAAGGCTGAAGCTGAGAAACAACAATAAGTCATATTCGTCAAAAGTGAAATAGGAAAGGTCAGGGGGAACCCTGACTTTTTCCATGTTAGATGTATCTTGTTCTATCTAGCTACAGCGCCTAGGGGCTCGGGGTCATAAGCCAATCCGTCAAGAAGGTTAAAGAGCAACCTTCTTGACGGCTCGTCTTATGCCTGTCGCCCCTGTGCGAGGCGCTTTCGCTTTTAGTTCTACCTTGTCCCTAATATTCATATATTTTGTATGAAGGGGGAAGGTAAATGAAGAAGTTAAGTTTGATAGCTTTCTTATTTCTAGCTGCGTGGTTTTCTGTTAACAATCCTCTTGTAGATACATATGTTGCCACACTTAAAGGAAACGCGCTAACTGTGGGAAAGCAAGAAGATCCGCTATATCAAAGTATTGTAAAAAATGCTTCTACATATGAAATACCGCCTTCCAATGCTAAAATTGATAGAGTATGGAAAGCGATTCCAGGTTATAATGGGATAACTGTCGATATTGAAGCCTCATATAAAAACATGAAGAAAATTGGCACGTTCGATGAAAAAAAATTAGTTTATAAACAAACTGAACCATCCGTACATCTTAGCGATTTATCCCCTTCTCCCATTTATCGAGGCCACCCTGATAAACCAATGGTCAGCTTCATCATAAATGTAGCTTGGGGAAATGAATATTTGCCTGAAATTCTTGCTGCCCTAAAAAAGCACCAAGTTAAAGCAAGTTTTTTCCTTGAGGGAAGATGGGTGAAAAATAATCCTGAATTGGCAAAAATGATAGTGAGTGCTGGACATGAGGTTGGGAATCACTCCTACACACATCCTGACATGAAAAGAATATCAGCAGTACAGATTAGGGAGCAATTAAACAATACAAATGAAGTAATTGAAGCAGCAACGGGGAAAAAAAGCATTTGGTTTGCACCTCCCAGCGGCAGTTACCGGGATGAAACCGTTACAATCGCAGCCGAATTCAAGATGAAGACAGTTATGTGGACAGTAGATACCATAGATTGGCAAAAGCCATCACCAGACCAACTAATTAATCGAGTTATCTCTAAAATTAGTAATGGTTCAATGGTACTCATGCATCCAACAGAATCTACCGCAAAATCATTAGACACCCTAATAACACTTATTGAAGAAAAAGGATTAAGATTAGGTACGGTAAGTGATTTAATGAGTGAAGAAAGAATTATGAAATAAATTTAACAGAGTATCCAGATAATAAAGGAAATAGCTAATTTTTCGCTTTTCTATAGACAGGAGGATTTTGATGATTAACAAATATTCTTGCAAAAATGGAGTAAGAATTGTTTTAGAAAATATTCCAACAGTGAGATCTGTGGCAATTGGAGTCTGGATTGGCACTGGTTCAAGAAATGAAGATCCCCAAACGAATGGTATTTCGCACTTTTTAGAGCATATGTTTTTTAAAGGAACGAAAAATCGTTCAGCGAAGGAAATAGCAGAATCATTTGATAGTATTGGCGGTCAAGTGAATGCCTTTACCTCCAAAGAATACACTTGCTACTATGCTAAAGTACTGGATACACATGCACAATTTGCATTAGATGTTTTAGCTGATATGTTCTTCAATTCGACCTTTGTTGAAGAAGAGTTAAATAAAGAAAGAAATGTCGTTCTTGAAGAAATTAAAATGTATGATGATACTCCAGATGACATTGTCCATGATTTACTCAGCCGTGCCATTTATGGAGATCATCCACTTGGATATCCGATATTGGGGACAGAAGAAACCTTAAATACATTTACAAGTGCGACTCTAAAGGATTATATCCATAATCGATACACACCAGAAAATGTTGTCATCTCTATTGCAGGGAATGTTTCAGATAAATTTATTCTAGAGGTTGAAAAATACTTTGGGTCCTATGAAGGTGGAAATAGTGCTACACTTGAAAATATTCCAGTCTTTCAATCCAATCGATTATCACGAAAGAAAGAAACAGAACAAGCTCATCTTTGTCTTGGTTTTGAAGGATTAAAGATTGGACATGAAGATGTCTATAGCTTAATCATTTTAAATAATATTTTAGGCGGCTCTATGAGCAGCAGATTGTTCCAAGAAGTTCGTGAGCAGCGAGGCTTAGCCTATTCAGTCTTCTCTTATCATTCCGCGTATCAGGATAATGGAGTTGTGACCGTATACGGTGGTACAGGGGCTAAGCAGCTTGATGTGTTATACGAAACAATTCAAGAAACACTTGAAAAGTTAAAACAAGATGGAATTACAGATAAAGAATTAAATAATAGTAAAGAACAGTTAAAAGGAAGTTTGATGTTAGGCTTAGAAAGTACGAATAGCAGGATGAGTCGAAACGGTAAAAATGAACTTCTCTTAAAGCGTCACCGATCTCTTGATGAAATTATTGAGCAAATTGACCAAGTTACCAAACAAAGTGTAAATGGGATGGCGACATCTGTTTTTACAGACAAATACTCAGTTTCATTAATTAGTCCCAATGGGGAATTACCTAAAACTTTAATCTAAAAGAAGAAACAGTTCACTCTGAACTGTTTTTTCTTTTTGTGTCTAGCACATGCCGCTAGGGCGCTTCCACTTTTCTTAGTCTAATTTAGGACTTCCATCGATAAACTTAAGTAAAGAGTGTAGAGGGAGGAGTTCATTATAATGAGGCTAAGTGAATTAAGCGGGAAAGAAATAGTGGATGTGAAAAAGGCAGAGCGGTTGGGAGTTCTTGGTCAAACAGACCTTGAAATCGACGAGAGCACCGGGCAAATACAAGCCTTGTTGATTCCGTCCGTAAAGTGGTTTGGATTTAGAAAACAAGGCGGGGAAATAAGAGTACCATGGCAGCATATAAAAAAAATAGGAACTGATATGATCATTATTGATGTACATGAAGGAGAAAAGGTTGAAGAATAACGATTAGGTAAAAAAGCCCAAGCAAATAAAATTTTGCTTGGGCTTTTTTATTTATCTGTAAATGGAAAACTCACAGATTCATTCACTCTTACATAAGATGTTGAAGTGATAAGAAGAAAAAGACTTCTGCTTGGATTTTTTGAAAAGAAGGTGAATGATTTCATGCTGACAGGGATGCAGATAGCCGTGATCGGTGGAGATGCAAGACAGCTGGAAATTATCCGGAAGTTAACCGAGTTAGATGCCAGATTATCTTTAATTGGCTTCGAGCAGCTTGACCACGCGTTTACAGGCGCTGTTAAGGAAAAGTTGGATGAAGTCGATTTTTCAAATATGGATGCCTTAATCTTACCGGTACCCGGTACTAATTTAGAAGGGCATGTTGAAACAATCTTTTCGAATGAAAAGGTAATATTAACAGCCGAAATGCTTTTGAAAACACCTGAACATTGTACCATTTACTCCGGAATTAGTAATACTTTTTTAAACGGTATTACAAAGGAAGCAAATCGTCCGCTTGTACAGCTTTTTGAAAGGGACGATGTGGCAATTTACAATTCTATTCCGACTGTAGAAGGAACAATTATGATGGCCATCCAGCATACTGATTTCACGATTCATGGCTCAAATATTACGGTATTAGGCTTAGGAAGAGTTGGGATGAGTGTAGCAAGAACGTTCCATGCGCTTGGAGCAAAAATAAAGGTCGGTGCCAGGAAAACAGAACATCTTGCAAGAATTACGGAAATGGGTTTAACGCCATTTCATTTAAACGAAATAGAACAGCAGGTGAAGGATACAGATATCTTAATCAATACTATTCCGTTATTAATTGTAACTGCATCAGTTATTTCTAAAATGCCTACTCATACTTTGATTATTGATTTAGCTTCAAAACCAGGTGGAACAGATTTTAGGTATGCAGAAAAAAGAGGTATAAAAGCACTGCTTGCGCCAGGGTTACCTGGAATTGTCGCGCCAAAAACAGCTGGTCAAATATTAGCCAATGTTCTGGCCCAATTGCTTCAAGATGATTTAAGTAAGCGAAAGGGGATAATAAAATGAGTTTAAAAGGAAAAAAAATAGGCTTTGGTTTAACAGGGTCTCATTGTACGTATGACGCTGTATTTCCAGAAATCGAGAAACTGGTTCAAGCAGGTGCTGAGGTTTTACCAGTCGTTACTTTTACAGTCAAAAATACAGAAACACGTTTTGGTAAAGGGGAGGACTGGATTCAAAGAATAGAGGACCTAACAGGTAACAGAGCGATCGATTCAATCGTGAAAGCAGAGCCATTAGGACCGAAAATTCCTTTAGACTGTATGGTTATTGCCCCATTAACGGGTGTTTCAATGAGTAAATTTGCAAATGCAATGAATGATAGTCCGGTGTTAATGGCTGCAAAAGCAACATTGAGAAATTTAAAACCAGTAGTACTCGGAATATCTACAAATGATGCATTGGGATTAAATGGAGTTAATTTAATGAGATTAATGGCAACAAAAAATATATATTTTATCCCATATGGGCAAGATGATCCGAAAAATAAGCCTAATTCGATGGTAGCAAGAATGCCGATGTTAATGGAAACGGTTGAAGCAGCAATTGAAGGCAGGCAAATTCAGCCTGTTTTGGTGGAAAGATATAGGGATACAGACTAATTCTCACTCCTTTCGTCAAATATGGTTATTTCTTTTAAGGAATATGTTAATATATTTATAATTCACTCATCAGTGAGACCTATTATCTCACTGATGAGAATTTATATTAATCTTTTCTGATTTCTAAACCATCGAAACAGAAATGACCAATAATTATAGATGAAAGATTGAGAGGGGTACTAGAATATGAAGAAATCAAAAGGTTATCATGTGGCTGTTGTAGGTGCAACAGGAGCAGTTGGGCAGCAAATGATCCAAACATTAGTGAAAGAAAAATTCCCTATTGGAAAATTAACTCTACTATCTTCTGCTCGTTCAGCTGGTAAAAAAGTTACGATTGATGGAGTTGAGCATACGATTCAGGAAGCAAAGCCTGAAAGCTTTGCGGGAGTCGATATTGCTTTATTCTCGGCTGGCGGCAATATATCAAAAGAACTTGCTCCAGAAGCAGTAAAATACGGAGCAATCGTAGTAGATAACACAAGTGCATTTAGAATGGATGAAGAAATTCCGCTTGTTGTTCCTGAAGTTAACGAAGATGATCTGCACAATCATAATGGTATCATTGCAAATCCGAATTGTTCAACCATCCAAATGGTTGTAGCATTAGAACCAATTAGACAAAAATATGGTCTAAAGAAAGTGATTGTTTCCACCTATCAAGCAGTTTCAGGTGCAGGAGCCGTAGCAATTGAGGAGTTACAGAATCAAACAAAAGCTATTATTAATGGTGAGACAATAGAACCTAAGATATTACCTGTTAAAGGTGACAAGAACCACTATCAGATTGCCTTTAATGCTATCCCACAGATAGATAAGTTCCAAGATAACGGTTATACTTTTGAAGAAATGAAAATGATTAATGAAACTAAAAAGATTATGCATTTGCCAGAGCTGCCTGTTGCCGCAACTTGTGTAAGATTACCTGTAGCTGTGGGTCACTCTGAATCTGTTTATTTTGAAATTGAAGCAGACAACGTCAGTGCAAATGAAATTAAGGAATTATTAAAATCAGCACCAGGTGTTGTTTTACAAGATGACCCAGAGAATCAAGTGTATCCAATGCCTGCAAATTGTGTAGGAAGTAATGATGTGTTTGTAGGACGAATTCGTAACGATCTAAATGAGAGTCGTGGTTTCCACATGTGGGTTGTTTCTGATAATTTACTAAAGGGTGCTGCCTGGAATTCAGTTCAAATTGCGGAAAGCTTAATAAAGCTAGGATTAATCCAAGAAAAAAAATAATGGTTTGATGATAAAGGCAGGTTTTTATGTCTATGAAAATGATAGTTCAAAAATTTGGCGGGACATCTGTCAGGGATGAAGCAGGAAGGAAACATGCAAAGAAACATATCGAAAAAGCATTAGCTGATGGATATAAGGTTGTAGTAGTAGTATCTGCGATGGGAAGAAAGGGTGATCCCTATGCAACAGATACACTTCTCTCTTTAATTGGGGGTAATCAAAGTAAGGTTACAAAACGTGAACATGACCTGCTATTATCCTGTGGCGAAATCATTTCTAGTATTGTTTTTGCCAATATGCTGAAAGACAATGGCATAAATGCTATTGCTTTGACTGGGGCTCAGGCAGGGTTTCGAACAAATAACGATCATTCACAAGCAAAGATTGTAGAAATGAAATGCGATCGATTACTAAGAGAGTTAGAACATAATGATGTGGTCGTAGTGGCTGGATTTCAAGGTGCAGCAAAGAACGGTGACATCACAACAATTGGACGAGGCGGCAGTGATACATCAGCAGCTGCTTTAGGGGCTGCTCTAAATGCAGAATGGATTGATATTTTTACCGACGTAGAAGGCATCATGACAGCTGACCCAAGAATAGCTGAAAATGCTAGGCGTTTATCTGTGGTTACCTATACGGAGCTATGTAACATGGCTTATCAGGGTGCAAAGGTGATACATCCAAGAGCAGTTGAAATAGCAATGCAGTCAAAGGTTCCCATTCGAATTCGCTCCACGTACTCAGATAATTTAGGCACATTGGTTACGGCTATTTCGAAAGAATCTCGAGGCAGTGATATTAAAGAAAGAACCGTCACGGGGATTGCACATGTTTCCAATGTAACTCAAATTAAAGTTTTTGCAAAAAAAGACCAATACTATTTACAAGCAGAAGTTTTTAAAGCAATGGCAAATGAAAATATCAGTGTCGATTTCATCAATATTTCACCAAATGGTGTTGTTTACACGGTTACGGATGAAATGACTGAAAGAGCAATAAAGGTCTTAAAAGAAATAGGTCATGAACCTGTGGTAGAGCGTCATTGTGCAAAGGTGTCTGTCGTTGGAGCCGCGATTGCCGGAGTACCGGGTGTTACTTCTAAAATTGTTACAGCTCTTTCTGAGAAGGGAATTCGGATTCTTCAATCTGCTGATAGCCATACGACCATTTGGGTACTAGTGAAACAAGACGACTTGAAAAAATCCGTGAATGCATTGCATGACGCCTTTCATCTGGAAGAAGAAACACTTGAAACAAAACTTACGGATATCTAATATAGTAAAGGAAACGATAATTGGTAGTTTGAAACCTAAAATGCCATTGTCGCAACCTGGATTTCGTAATTGAGAGGAGTAGTATAATGGTTCATTTTGGGCGGGTTTCAACAGCCATGGTTACACCTTTTGATAAAAAAGGACATATTGATTTTCAGAAGACCACTCAATTAGTAAATTATCTAATAGAAAATGGTACGGATTCCCTTGTAGTTGCAGGTACAACTGGTGAATCGCCTACACTATCAAAGGAAGAAAAGTTAGCTTTATTTGGTCATGTAGTAAAGATAGTTAAAAAAAGAATACCGGTAATTGCAGGAACAGGCAGCAATAATACCTATGCTTCTGTGGAACTGACAAGAAAAGCGGAACAGCTTGGGGTGGATGGTATTATGGTAGTGGCGCCCTACTATAATAAACCGAATCAAGAGGGTTTATATCAACACTTTAAAGCAGTTGCTGAAGCTACTTCTCTTCCTGTCATGGTTTATAATATCCCAGGAAGAGCATCAGTAAATATTCATCCGGATACCATCATCAGGCTTTCAAAGGTTTCGAATATTGTAGCCGTTAAAGAAGCAAGCGGAGATTTAAATGCAATGACTCACATTATTGCAAATACTGATAGTGATTTTAATCTTTACAGCGGTGATGATGGTATAGCGATTCCAGTTCTTTCTATTGGAGGGGTAGGGGTTGTCTCTGTAGCCTCTCACGTAATTGGGAACGAAATGCAAGAGATGGTAAAGGCCTTTTTAGAAGGAGAAAATGAGAAAGCAGCAAGGCTGCACCAACAGCTCCTTCCACTTATGCAGGGACTTTTTGCGGCGCCAAGTCCTGCTCCTGTTAAGACAGCTCTTCAAGTTAAAGGGCTGGATGTAGGCTCAGTAAGATTGCCGCTTGTTCCATTAACCGAACAAGAAAGATCAACATTAACTAAATTATTATAATAATTTTTACAAAATGCCAATCGAAAAAACTCGGTTGGCATTTTACATGGTATAATTTTAAATTCACTTATTTTCCTCCAAAGGATAAAACAACTAAATTTGGTTGTAAAGGTTTTCAAATATCAAGTATAATAATTATAACTGATTTCGATCGGGCAATTTTGAAATGTCGAAGACCTTTTAGTGAAAGAGAGCTAGACAATCAACATAGGAGGAAACGGAAATTGATAAATAGAATAAATAGTTCCATTAAGATTATTACGCTTGGTGGTATTGGAGAAATCGGGAAAAATATGTATCTTGTCGAAGTGGACAAGGACATCTATATCATTGATGCCGGGTTAATGTTCCCCGAGGATGAAATGCTTGGCATTGATATCGTGATTCCAGACATCAGTTATTTAACAGAAAACAAGGAAAGAGTGAAGGCAGTTTTCCTTACACATGGCCATGAAGATCATATTGGTGCCCTTTCCTATCTTCTTCGCCAATTGGACGTACCTGTTTATGGAACAAAACTTACATTAGCTCTTGCAGCTGCTAAGTTAAAGGAGCAGGAATATTATGGGAAGATCAATTTTATTGAAGTAACTTCGGATACAATTGTTCAGATGGATTCTGTCGAAGTTAGCTTTTTTCGAACAAATCACAGTATTCCAGACTCAGTCGGTGTATGCGTTCATACTTCAGAAGGAAGCATCGTATATACGGGGGATTTCAAATTTGATCAGGCAGCAACAAAGCTGTATAAGCCTGAAATAGGGAAAATGGCCGCTCTAGGAGAAAAGGGTGTATTATGTTTACTCTCAGATAGTACGGAAGCAGAGAAGCCTGGATACACTACCTCCGAGGCAATCGTTGAGCGAGAGTTATCCACTGCATTCTATAATACACGCGGCAGAATGATAGCTGCATGCTTCGCTTCAGATATTAACAGAATTCAGCATATATTTGATGCAGCAAGGGATAATGGCCGTAAAGTAGCAGTAGTTGGTAAAAGTCTTGAAAGAATTTATCAAATTGCGCTAGATTTAGGCTATTTAGAGGTGAGCGAAGATTTAATTATCCCCGTTAGTGAAATAAATAATTACGAAGACAGGGAAATCGTCGTATTAATGACGGGAAGTCAAGGGGAGCCAATTGAAGCCCTTCAAAAAATGGCGAAGCAAACTGCAAAACATGTAAATATACAGCCTGGTGATACTGTTCTAATAGCTGCATCAACACTTAGGGGAAGTGAATTGTTGATATCGAGAACAGTGGATATGCTTTTTAGAGCAGGAGCAAATGTTATCTCAGGAAAAAGAACGATTCATGTTTCAAGCCATGGCAGCCAAGAAGAATTAAAATTTATGATTAACTTAATGAAACCAAAGTACTTTATTCCAGTGCATGGGGAATATAGAATGCTAAAAGCACATCGGAGACTGGCACTTGATTGTGAAGTACCGGATGAGAACATCATTATCCCAGACCGTGGTGATGTGGTAGAATTTAAGGATGGAACGTTCTCTATCAGCGGTAAAGTTCCTTCAGGCAATGTATTAATTGATGGAATTGGTGTGGGTGACGTTGGAAATATCGTTTTACGAGATCGGAGACTGCTGTCTCAAGATGGTATATTAATTGTTGTGGTTACATTAACTAGGCAGGATAAGCGGATTGCTGCAGGTCCGGAAATTATTTCACGTGGTTTTGTCTATGTCCGTGAATCAGAAAAGTTAATGGATGAATCTACAAAATTAGTTCGAGATATTGTACAGAAGAACATTTCTAAAGATTCCTTTGAATGGTCAAGCCTTAAACAGGACATAAGAGATGGGTTAAACAGATACTTGTTTGAAAAAACAAAAAGAAGACCGATGATACTTCCGATTATTATGGAAGTTTAAGAAGGTAAAGGAGGCATTGGGGAAACCAATGCTTCTTTTTTTACATAGGATTTTATTCCATCAATCTAAGAATGAAATTGTTTCATAGGTCAATACTAACGTTATCATGCGTGAAGGGAGACTTATGATGAATAAGGACATACAAAAAAGTGAATCGGGAAATCAAGAAGGGCAAGAACCTCAAAAAGAGGATAAGCCTTCTTCTTTAATGGAAAAAATTCAGCAGCTAGGGCAAACAAATGTACCTCAGCTTTCTTCCGATTCACGGATCCATTGTTTGACAATTATCGGCCAAATTGAGGGTCATTTAGCTCTGCCTCCACAAAACAAAACGACAAAATATGAACACTTGATACCTCAACTAGTAGCGATTGAACAAAATCCTAAAATAGAAGGAGTATTGATAATTTTAAATACAGTTGGCGGCGATGTGGAGGCTGGACTGGCCATTTCTGAAATGATGGCAACACTGTCAAAACCAACTGTTTCAATCGTCTTAGGAGGAGGACATTCAATAGGAGTGCCAATAGCGGTCTCTTGTGATTATTCCTTTATAGCCGAAACAGCAACGATGACCATCCATCCAATTCGTTTAACTGGTCTAGTAATTGGGGTACCAGCAACCTTTGAATATTTAGATAAAATGCAGGATAGGGTTGTCAATTTTGTAACCAAACATTCTAATATTACTGAAGAGAAATTTAAGGATTTAATGTTTGCGAAAGGAAATCTCACTCGTGACATAGGGACAAATGTCGTTGGTCCAGATGCCGTAGAGTATGGATTGATTGACGAGGTTGGCGGACTCGGGCAGGCGATGAAGAAGTTAAATGAATTAATTGATCAATCTAAAGGTGCAAGTGAGGGGCTGATTCAATGATTCTATATACGATGATGCCGCAGGAATTAATATATCCAAATGACCCAGAAGCCTTTAATAGACAACAAACTGTAACCTATCAAGGGGTATCAATGATAGTGGAAC
This Neobacillus sp. YX16 DNA region includes the following protein-coding sequences:
- a CDS encoding ClpP family protease is translated as MNKDIQKSESGNQEGQEPQKEDKPSSLMEKIQQLGQTNVPQLSSDSRIHCLTIIGQIEGHLALPPQNKTTKYEHLIPQLVAIEQNPKIEGVLIILNTVGGDVEAGLAISEMMATLSKPTVSIVLGGGHSIGVPIAVSCDYSFIAETATMTIHPIRLTGLVIGVPATFEYLDKMQDRVVNFVTKHSNITEEKFKDLMFAKGNLTRDIGTNVVGPDAVEYGLIDEVGGLGQAMKKLNELIDQSKGASEGLIQ
- a CDS encoding ribonuclease J, yielding MINRINSSIKIITLGGIGEIGKNMYLVEVDKDIYIIDAGLMFPEDEMLGIDIVIPDISYLTENKERVKAVFLTHGHEDHIGALSYLLRQLDVPVYGTKLTLALAAAKLKEQEYYGKINFIEVTSDTIVQMDSVEVSFFRTNHSIPDSVGVCVHTSEGSIVYTGDFKFDQAATKLYKPEIGKMAALGEKGVLCLLSDSTEAEKPGYTTSEAIVERELSTAFYNTRGRMIAACFASDINRIQHIFDAARDNGRKVAVVGKSLERIYQIALDLGYLEVSEDLIIPVSEINNYEDREIVVLMTGSQGEPIEALQKMAKQTAKHVNIQPGDTVLIAASTLRGSELLISRTVDMLFRAGANVISGKRTIHVSSHGSQEELKFMINLMKPKYFIPVHGEYRMLKAHRRLALDCEVPDENIIIPDRGDVVEFKDGTFSISGKVPSGNVLIDGIGVGDVGNIVLRDRRLLSQDGILIVVVTLTRQDKRIAAGPEIISRGFVYVRESEKLMDESTKLVRDIVQKNISKDSFEWSSLKQDIRDGLNRYLFEKTKRRPMILPIIMEV